A part of Anser cygnoides isolate HZ-2024a breed goose chromosome 15, Taihu_goose_T2T_genome, whole genome shotgun sequence genomic DNA contains:
- the CASKIN1 gene encoding caskin-1 isoform X1 gives MGKDQELVQAVKAEDVAAVQKLLQRPKPGKAKLLGSAKRVNVNFQDTDGFSALHHAALNGNTELISLLLEAQAAVDIKDNKGMRPLHYAAWQGKKEPMKMVLKAGSSVNIPSDEGQIPLHLAAQHGHYDVSEMLLQHQSNPCIMDNSGKTPLDLACEFGRVGVVQLLLNSNMCAALLEPKPGDTTDPNGTSPLHLAAKNGHIDIIRLLLQAGIDINRQTKAGTALHEAALCGKTDVVRLLLDSGINAHVRNTYNQTALDIVNQFTTSQASKEIKQMLRDASAALQVRAVKDYCNNYDLTSLNVKAGDVITVLEQHADGRWKGCIHDNRTGNDRVGYFPSSLVEAISKRTGSWETVTIPQQYQKIPLPAYGAAVLNGDASSHPFHSLPPPPPPPPHSHQTLFSSFGYHRLSPSSADEPRYGQGSRGADMSPSHLSPSQGGSAAPAPTEEIWVLRKPFTGGDRSSLGSTGSVASARSSGSGQSAGSGAHALHAGSEGVKLLATVLSQKASAQDAAVGDGPAKAQDIPAGSSRSQSVASSPYAPQPAAEQQLKKMEPPSEGKSSEAVYQWLCKFQLQLYAPNFINAGYDITTISRMTPEDLTAIGVTKPGHRKKIASEINNLNIPEWLPEYKPANLALWLSMIGLSQYYKLLVENGYENIDFITDITWEDLQEIGITKLGHQKKLMLAVKKLAELQRAELGKYEPGTLKRKAAACPEVLAIESPPPEPPECQSPKMTTFQDSELSSELQVAITGEGPEEPPEKPANPSAPGYRSPPGLGGRTRLMSSSQELLGDGPRAPAAAAISKSQEYLAEGAAEGPPAPPKEARPQRHGHSIKRASVPPVPGKPRQPFPPAAGHLTPPQTPGKPRPPSPQGPAVPHATAKVKPTPQLLPPGERPASPRSLPQSPTHRGFAYVLPQPAEGEGAPPGVPVLPVSVPVLCLPPAGEGEEEPGRPKKRAHSLNRYAASDSEQERDELLVPDAGPYATVQRRVGRSHSVRAPAGGDKNVNRSQSFAVRPKKKGPPPPPPKRSSSAISSAGMAEDFPKEGEGEVAAGPPGAEGESRREQRRASDLGGSVDTGSAGSVRSIAAMLEMSSIGGGARALALQKPPGAGVPGPAKAPEGYYLQPGAPPGSPERARVATVLATVKHKEAIGLDGEVVNRRRTISGPVTGLVAAARRERADSVRSETGAESPGERLRAERGGSPDTIPFAEDGNLTIKQRPRPLGPARVEAGEGLSPAHRHGDLAKVEASATLKRRIRARQSQQDSVRFILTESDTVKRRPKAKDKEPALEPAPIAVYQNGTGTVKRRPASELSGAEPPPTPPPTARPDGPDYAPPPAEPKKPFKPPVSPKPVLTQPAQKVPGPPVPIPKKVPIPSPGSPEVKRVHGTPPPVSPKPTPPPTAPKPPKPHAAIQSVSAGSTPAPSPARQLGAAAKPSSTPPSLCSSPAKPLSPGAQPQQVPVKPPRSAIAGPSVDSASPELVQQKLEETSASLAAALQAVEEKIKQEDSQEADSAVESKSTGSILDDIGSMFDDLADQLDAMLE, from the exons ATGGGCAAGGACCAGGAGCTGGTGCAGGCGGTGAAGGCGGAGGACGTCGCGGCCgtgcagaagctgctgcagaggcCCAAGCCCGGCAAAGCCA AGCTCCTTGGATCCGCGAAGAGAGTCAACGTCAACTTCCAGGACACTGACGG ATTCTCTGCCCTGCACCATGCGGCGCTCAACGGGAACACCGAGCTCATctcgctgctgctggaggcacaGGCTGCGGTGGACATCAAGGACAACAAAG GCATGCGGCCCCTGCACTACGCGGCTTGGCAAGGCAAGAAGGAGCCCATGAAAATGGTGCTGAAGGCAGGGTCCTCCGTGAACATCCCGTCGGACGAGGGACAGATCCCCCTGCACCTGGCGGCACAGCACGGGCACTACGACGTG TCcgagatgctgctgcagcaccagtCCAACCCCTGCATCATGGACAATTCGGGGAAGACGCCGTTGGACTTGGCGTGCGAGTTTGGCCGGGTCGGG GTGGTCCAACTGCTCCTGAACAGCAACATGTGCGCGGCGCTGCTGGAGCCCAAGCCGGGGGACACCACCGACCCCAACGGCACCAGCCCCTTGCACCTCGCGGCCAAGAACGGCCACATCGACATCATCCG GCTCCTGCTGCAAGCTGGCATCGACATCAACCGGCAAACCAAGGCGGGCACGGCCCTGCACGAGGCGGCCCTGTGCGGCAAGACCGATGTGGTGCGGCTTCTGCTGGAT AGCGGGATCAACGCCCACGTCAGGAACACGTACAACCAGACGGCTCTGGACATCGTCAACCAGTTCACCACCAGCCAGGCCAGCAAGGAGATCAAGCAGATGCTGCGGG ACGCCTCCGCCGCTCTGCAGGTGCGGGCAGTCAAGGATTACTGCAACAACTACGACCTGACCAGCCTCAACGTCAAAGCCGGAGACGTCATCACC gtgctggagcagcacgCGGACGGGCGCTGGAAAGGCTGCATCCACGACAACCGGACCGGCAACGACCGCGTGGGCTacttcccctccagcctcgtCGAGGCCATAAGCAAGCGAACAG GTTCATGGGAGACTGTAACAATCCCCCAACAGTACCAAAAGATCCCGCTCCCGGCTTACGGGGCTGCTGTGCTAAACGGTGACGCCTCGTCCCATCCGTTCCATTCCCTgcctccacctccacctccaccaccacatTCCCATCAGACTCTTTTCAGTTCCTTTGGCTATCACAGGCTCTCCCCTAGCAGTGCCGACGAGCCGCGTTACGGACAAG GGTCCCGGGGGGCCGACATGAGCCCGTCCCACCTCTCCCCGTCGCAGGGCGGATCGGCCGCGCCGGCTCCCACCGAGGAGATCTGGGTGCTGCGGAAACCCTTCACAG GTGGCGACCgcagcagcctgggcagcaCGGGCAGTGTGGCCTCGGCTCGCAGCTCGGGGAGCGGGCAGAGCGCGGGCAGCGGGGCGCACGCCCTGCACGCCGGCTCCGAGGGCGTCAAG ctgctggcaACGGTCCTTTCCCAGAAGGCTTCTGCGCAAGATGCTGCCGTGGGCGATGGGCCGGCCAAGGCGCAGGACATCCCCGCAG GCTCCTCCCGGTCGCAGAGCGTGGCCAGCTCCCCCTATGCCCCCCAGCCGGCCGCcgagcagcagctgaagaagatGGAGCCACCTTCGGAGGGGAAG AGCTCAGAGGCCGTGTACCAGTGGTTGTGCAagttccagctgcagctctaCGCACCCAACTTCATCAATGCCGGCTACGACATCACCACCATCAGCCGGATGACACCGGAG GACCTCACGGCCATCGGTGTCACCAAGCCGGGACACAGGAAGAAAATCGCCTCCGAGATCAACAACCTCAACATCCCCGAGTGGCTGCCGGAGTACAAGCCG GCCAACCTGGCCCTGTGGCTCTCCATGATCGGCCTGTCCCAGTACTACAAGTTGCTGGTGGAGAACGGCTATGAGAACATCGACTTCATCACCGACATCACCTGGGAGGACCTGCAGGAGATCGGCATCACCAAGCTGG GCCACCAGAAGAAGCTGATGCTGGCGGTAAAGAAGCTGGCGGAGCTGCAGCGGGCAGAGCTGGGCAAGTACGAGCCAGGCACCCTgaagaggaaggcagcagcGTGCCCGGAGGTGCTGGCCATCGAGTCCCCGCCACCTGAGCCGCCCGAGTGCCAGTCGCCCAAGATGACCACCTTCCAGGACAGCGAGCTCAGCAGCGAGCTGCAGGTGGCCATAACGGGCGAAGGCCCCGAGGAACCCCCCGAGAAGCCCGCGAACCCCTCGGCCCCCGGCTACCGCtcgcccccggggctgggcggcCGCACCAGGCTGATGAGCAGCtcgcaggagctgctgggggacgGCCCCCGGGCCCCTGCCGCTGCCGCCATCTCCAAGAGCCAGGAGTACCTGGCAGAGGGGGCTGCCGAgggcccccccgcgccgcccaaAGAGGCACGACCGCAACGGCATGGCCACTCCATCAAGCGTGCCAGCGTGCCGCCAGTGCCCGGCAAGCCCCGGCAGCCCTTCCCACCCGCAGCCGGGCACCTGACGCCACCGCAGACCCCCGGCAAGCCACGGCCCCCCTCCCCACAGGGCCCAGCAGTGCCCCACGCCACCGCCAAGGTGAAGCCCACCCCGCAGCTGCTGCCGCCGGGCGAGCGCCCCGCGtcgccccgctccctgccccagTCGCCCACGCACCGCGGTTTCGCCTATGTCCTGCCGCAGCCTGCCGAGGGTgagggggcccccccgggggtgcccGTCCTGCCCGTCTCTGTGCCGGTGCTGTGCCTGCCGCCAGCGGGCGAGGGCGAGGAGGAGCCGGGGCGGCCGAAAAAGCGAGCGCACAGCCTGAACCGCTACGCCGCCTCCGACAGCGAGCAGGAGCGGGACGAGCTGCTGGTGCCCGACGCGGGGCCCTACGCCACCGTCCAGCGGCGCGTGGGGCGCAGCCACTCGGTGCGGGCCCCCGCCGGCGGCGACAAGAACGTCAACCGCAGCCAGTCCTTCGCCGTCCGCCCCAAGAAGAAggggcccccgccgcccccgcccaAGCGCTCCAGCTCCGCCATCTCCAGCGCCGGCATGGCCGAGGACTTCCCCAAGGAGGGTGAGGGTGAGGTGGCCGCTGGCCCCCCCGGCGCCGAGGGGGAGAGCCGCCGGGAGCAGCGGCGGGCCAGCGACCTGGGCGGCAGCGTGGACACGGGCAGCGCCGGCAGCGTGCGGAGCATTGCGGCCATGCTGGAGATGTCCTCCatcggcggcggggcccgggcgCTGGCCCTGCAGAAGCCGCCCGGGGCCGGCGTGCCAGGGCCAGCCAAGGCACCCGAGGGCTACTACCTGCagccgggagcccccccgggcagccccgagcGCGCCCGCGTGGCCACTGTCCTGGCCACTGTCAAGCACAAGGAGGCCATTGGGCTGGACGGGGAGGTGGTGAACCGGCGCCGGACCATCAGCGGCCCCGTCACCGGGCTGGTGGCGGCCGCCCGGCGTGAGCGTGCCGACAGCGTGCGGTCAGAGACGGGCGCTGAGAGCCCCGGCGAGCGGCTGCGGGCCGAGCGCGGCGGCTCCCCGGACACCATCCCCTTCGCCGAGGACGGCAACCTCACCATCAAGCAGCGGCCGCGGCCCCTGGGGCCGGCCCGCGTGGAGGCGGGCGAGGGGCTGTCCCCGGCCCACCGCCACGGGGACCTGGCCAAGGTGGAGGCCAGCGCCACGCTGAAGCGGCGGATCCGGGCCCGGCAGAGCCAGCAGGACAGCGTCCGCTTCATCCTCACCGAGTCCGACACCGTCAAGCGCCGGCCCAAGGCCAAGGACAAGGAGCCGGCGCTGGAGCCGGCCCCGATCGCTGTCTACCAGAACGGCACTGGCACCGTCAAGCGGCGGCCAGCCTCCGAGCTGAGCGGGGCCGAGCCGCCCCCAACCCCGCCGCCCACCGCCCGCCCCGACGGCCCCGACtacgccccgccgcccgccgagCCCAAGAAGCCCTTCAAGCCGCCGGTGTCCCCCAAACCCGTGCTAACGCAGCCGGCGCAGAAGGTCCCTGGACCACCGGTGCCCATCCCCAAAAAGGTGCCCATCCCGAGCCCCGGCAGCCCAG AGGTGAAGCGCGTCCATGGCACGCcgcccccggtgtcccccaaGCCCACGCCGCCCCCCACGGCACCcaagccccccaagccccacgCTGCCATCCAGTCGGTGAGCGCGGGCTCCACGCCGGCGCCGTCCCCCGCCAGGCAGCTGGGCGCCGCCGCCAAGCCCTCGAGCACGCCGCCCTcgctctgctccagccctgccaagCCCCTCTCGCCCGGCGCGCAGCCCCAGCAGGTGCCGGTGAAGCCGCCGCGTTCCGCCATCGCCGGCCCCTCCGTCGACAGCGCCAGCCCCGAGCTggtgcagcagaagctggaggAGACCAGCGCGTCCCTGGCTGCCGCGCTGCAGGCCGTGGAGGAGAAGATCAAGCAGGAGGACAGCCAGGAGGCAGA CTCTGCCGTGGAGTCGAAGAGCACCGGGAGCATCCTGGACGACATCGGCAGCATGTTCGACGACCTGGCAGACCAGCTGGATGCCATGCTGGAGTGA
- the CASKIN1 gene encoding caskin-1 isoform X2 — MGKDQELVQAVKAEDVAAVQKLLQRPKPGKAKLLGSAKRVNVNFQDTDGFSALHHAALNGNTELISLLLEAQAAVDIKDNKGMRPLHYAAWQGKKEPMKMVLKAGSSVNIPSDEGQIPLHLAAQHGHYDVSEMLLQHQSNPCIMDNSGKTPLDLACEFGRVGVVQLLLNSNMCAALLEPKPGDTTDPNGTSPLHLAAKNGHIDIIRLLLQAGIDINRQTKAGTALHEAALCGKTDVVRLLLDSGINAHVRNTYNQTALDIVNQFTTSQASKEIKQMLRDASAALQVRAVKDYCNNYDLTSLNVKAGDVITVLEQHADGRWKGCIHDNRTGNDRVGYFPSSLVEAISKRTGSRGADMSPSHLSPSQGGSAAPAPTEEIWVLRKPFTGGDRSSLGSTGSVASARSSGSGQSAGSGAHALHAGSEGVKLLATVLSQKASAQDAAVGDGPAKAQDIPAGSSRSQSVASSPYAPQPAAEQQLKKMEPPSEGKSSEAVYQWLCKFQLQLYAPNFINAGYDITTISRMTPEDLTAIGVTKPGHRKKIASEINNLNIPEWLPEYKPANLALWLSMIGLSQYYKLLVENGYENIDFITDITWEDLQEIGITKLGHQKKLMLAVKKLAELQRAELGKYEPGTLKRKAAACPEVLAIESPPPEPPECQSPKMTTFQDSELSSELQVAITGEGPEEPPEKPANPSAPGYRSPPGLGGRTRLMSSSQELLGDGPRAPAAAAISKSQEYLAEGAAEGPPAPPKEARPQRHGHSIKRASVPPVPGKPRQPFPPAAGHLTPPQTPGKPRPPSPQGPAVPHATAKVKPTPQLLPPGERPASPRSLPQSPTHRGFAYVLPQPAEGEGAPPGVPVLPVSVPVLCLPPAGEGEEEPGRPKKRAHSLNRYAASDSEQERDELLVPDAGPYATVQRRVGRSHSVRAPAGGDKNVNRSQSFAVRPKKKGPPPPPPKRSSSAISSAGMAEDFPKEGEGEVAAGPPGAEGESRREQRRASDLGGSVDTGSAGSVRSIAAMLEMSSIGGGARALALQKPPGAGVPGPAKAPEGYYLQPGAPPGSPERARVATVLATVKHKEAIGLDGEVVNRRRTISGPVTGLVAAARRERADSVRSETGAESPGERLRAERGGSPDTIPFAEDGNLTIKQRPRPLGPARVEAGEGLSPAHRHGDLAKVEASATLKRRIRARQSQQDSVRFILTESDTVKRRPKAKDKEPALEPAPIAVYQNGTGTVKRRPASELSGAEPPPTPPPTARPDGPDYAPPPAEPKKPFKPPVSPKPVLTQPAQKVPGPPVPIPKKVPIPSPGSPEVKRVHGTPPPVSPKPTPPPTAPKPPKPHAAIQSVSAGSTPAPSPARQLGAAAKPSSTPPSLCSSPAKPLSPGAQPQQVPVKPPRSAIAGPSVDSASPELVQQKLEETSASLAAALQAVEEKIKQEDSQEADSAVESKSTGSILDDIGSMFDDLADQLDAMLE; from the exons ATGGGCAAGGACCAGGAGCTGGTGCAGGCGGTGAAGGCGGAGGACGTCGCGGCCgtgcagaagctgctgcagaggcCCAAGCCCGGCAAAGCCA AGCTCCTTGGATCCGCGAAGAGAGTCAACGTCAACTTCCAGGACACTGACGG ATTCTCTGCCCTGCACCATGCGGCGCTCAACGGGAACACCGAGCTCATctcgctgctgctggaggcacaGGCTGCGGTGGACATCAAGGACAACAAAG GCATGCGGCCCCTGCACTACGCGGCTTGGCAAGGCAAGAAGGAGCCCATGAAAATGGTGCTGAAGGCAGGGTCCTCCGTGAACATCCCGTCGGACGAGGGACAGATCCCCCTGCACCTGGCGGCACAGCACGGGCACTACGACGTG TCcgagatgctgctgcagcaccagtCCAACCCCTGCATCATGGACAATTCGGGGAAGACGCCGTTGGACTTGGCGTGCGAGTTTGGCCGGGTCGGG GTGGTCCAACTGCTCCTGAACAGCAACATGTGCGCGGCGCTGCTGGAGCCCAAGCCGGGGGACACCACCGACCCCAACGGCACCAGCCCCTTGCACCTCGCGGCCAAGAACGGCCACATCGACATCATCCG GCTCCTGCTGCAAGCTGGCATCGACATCAACCGGCAAACCAAGGCGGGCACGGCCCTGCACGAGGCGGCCCTGTGCGGCAAGACCGATGTGGTGCGGCTTCTGCTGGAT AGCGGGATCAACGCCCACGTCAGGAACACGTACAACCAGACGGCTCTGGACATCGTCAACCAGTTCACCACCAGCCAGGCCAGCAAGGAGATCAAGCAGATGCTGCGGG ACGCCTCCGCCGCTCTGCAGGTGCGGGCAGTCAAGGATTACTGCAACAACTACGACCTGACCAGCCTCAACGTCAAAGCCGGAGACGTCATCACC gtgctggagcagcacgCGGACGGGCGCTGGAAAGGCTGCATCCACGACAACCGGACCGGCAACGACCGCGTGGGCTacttcccctccagcctcgtCGAGGCCATAAGCAAGCGAACAG GGTCCCGGGGGGCCGACATGAGCCCGTCCCACCTCTCCCCGTCGCAGGGCGGATCGGCCGCGCCGGCTCCCACCGAGGAGATCTGGGTGCTGCGGAAACCCTTCACAG GTGGCGACCgcagcagcctgggcagcaCGGGCAGTGTGGCCTCGGCTCGCAGCTCGGGGAGCGGGCAGAGCGCGGGCAGCGGGGCGCACGCCCTGCACGCCGGCTCCGAGGGCGTCAAG ctgctggcaACGGTCCTTTCCCAGAAGGCTTCTGCGCAAGATGCTGCCGTGGGCGATGGGCCGGCCAAGGCGCAGGACATCCCCGCAG GCTCCTCCCGGTCGCAGAGCGTGGCCAGCTCCCCCTATGCCCCCCAGCCGGCCGCcgagcagcagctgaagaagatGGAGCCACCTTCGGAGGGGAAG AGCTCAGAGGCCGTGTACCAGTGGTTGTGCAagttccagctgcagctctaCGCACCCAACTTCATCAATGCCGGCTACGACATCACCACCATCAGCCGGATGACACCGGAG GACCTCACGGCCATCGGTGTCACCAAGCCGGGACACAGGAAGAAAATCGCCTCCGAGATCAACAACCTCAACATCCCCGAGTGGCTGCCGGAGTACAAGCCG GCCAACCTGGCCCTGTGGCTCTCCATGATCGGCCTGTCCCAGTACTACAAGTTGCTGGTGGAGAACGGCTATGAGAACATCGACTTCATCACCGACATCACCTGGGAGGACCTGCAGGAGATCGGCATCACCAAGCTGG GCCACCAGAAGAAGCTGATGCTGGCGGTAAAGAAGCTGGCGGAGCTGCAGCGGGCAGAGCTGGGCAAGTACGAGCCAGGCACCCTgaagaggaaggcagcagcGTGCCCGGAGGTGCTGGCCATCGAGTCCCCGCCACCTGAGCCGCCCGAGTGCCAGTCGCCCAAGATGACCACCTTCCAGGACAGCGAGCTCAGCAGCGAGCTGCAGGTGGCCATAACGGGCGAAGGCCCCGAGGAACCCCCCGAGAAGCCCGCGAACCCCTCGGCCCCCGGCTACCGCtcgcccccggggctgggcggcCGCACCAGGCTGATGAGCAGCtcgcaggagctgctgggggacgGCCCCCGGGCCCCTGCCGCTGCCGCCATCTCCAAGAGCCAGGAGTACCTGGCAGAGGGGGCTGCCGAgggcccccccgcgccgcccaaAGAGGCACGACCGCAACGGCATGGCCACTCCATCAAGCGTGCCAGCGTGCCGCCAGTGCCCGGCAAGCCCCGGCAGCCCTTCCCACCCGCAGCCGGGCACCTGACGCCACCGCAGACCCCCGGCAAGCCACGGCCCCCCTCCCCACAGGGCCCAGCAGTGCCCCACGCCACCGCCAAGGTGAAGCCCACCCCGCAGCTGCTGCCGCCGGGCGAGCGCCCCGCGtcgccccgctccctgccccagTCGCCCACGCACCGCGGTTTCGCCTATGTCCTGCCGCAGCCTGCCGAGGGTgagggggcccccccgggggtgcccGTCCTGCCCGTCTCTGTGCCGGTGCTGTGCCTGCCGCCAGCGGGCGAGGGCGAGGAGGAGCCGGGGCGGCCGAAAAAGCGAGCGCACAGCCTGAACCGCTACGCCGCCTCCGACAGCGAGCAGGAGCGGGACGAGCTGCTGGTGCCCGACGCGGGGCCCTACGCCACCGTCCAGCGGCGCGTGGGGCGCAGCCACTCGGTGCGGGCCCCCGCCGGCGGCGACAAGAACGTCAACCGCAGCCAGTCCTTCGCCGTCCGCCCCAAGAAGAAggggcccccgccgcccccgcccaAGCGCTCCAGCTCCGCCATCTCCAGCGCCGGCATGGCCGAGGACTTCCCCAAGGAGGGTGAGGGTGAGGTGGCCGCTGGCCCCCCCGGCGCCGAGGGGGAGAGCCGCCGGGAGCAGCGGCGGGCCAGCGACCTGGGCGGCAGCGTGGACACGGGCAGCGCCGGCAGCGTGCGGAGCATTGCGGCCATGCTGGAGATGTCCTCCatcggcggcggggcccgggcgCTGGCCCTGCAGAAGCCGCCCGGGGCCGGCGTGCCAGGGCCAGCCAAGGCACCCGAGGGCTACTACCTGCagccgggagcccccccgggcagccccgagcGCGCCCGCGTGGCCACTGTCCTGGCCACTGTCAAGCACAAGGAGGCCATTGGGCTGGACGGGGAGGTGGTGAACCGGCGCCGGACCATCAGCGGCCCCGTCACCGGGCTGGTGGCGGCCGCCCGGCGTGAGCGTGCCGACAGCGTGCGGTCAGAGACGGGCGCTGAGAGCCCCGGCGAGCGGCTGCGGGCCGAGCGCGGCGGCTCCCCGGACACCATCCCCTTCGCCGAGGACGGCAACCTCACCATCAAGCAGCGGCCGCGGCCCCTGGGGCCGGCCCGCGTGGAGGCGGGCGAGGGGCTGTCCCCGGCCCACCGCCACGGGGACCTGGCCAAGGTGGAGGCCAGCGCCACGCTGAAGCGGCGGATCCGGGCCCGGCAGAGCCAGCAGGACAGCGTCCGCTTCATCCTCACCGAGTCCGACACCGTCAAGCGCCGGCCCAAGGCCAAGGACAAGGAGCCGGCGCTGGAGCCGGCCCCGATCGCTGTCTACCAGAACGGCACTGGCACCGTCAAGCGGCGGCCAGCCTCCGAGCTGAGCGGGGCCGAGCCGCCCCCAACCCCGCCGCCCACCGCCCGCCCCGACGGCCCCGACtacgccccgccgcccgccgagCCCAAGAAGCCCTTCAAGCCGCCGGTGTCCCCCAAACCCGTGCTAACGCAGCCGGCGCAGAAGGTCCCTGGACCACCGGTGCCCATCCCCAAAAAGGTGCCCATCCCGAGCCCCGGCAGCCCAG AGGTGAAGCGCGTCCATGGCACGCcgcccccggtgtcccccaaGCCCACGCCGCCCCCCACGGCACCcaagccccccaagccccacgCTGCCATCCAGTCGGTGAGCGCGGGCTCCACGCCGGCGCCGTCCCCCGCCAGGCAGCTGGGCGCCGCCGCCAAGCCCTCGAGCACGCCGCCCTcgctctgctccagccctgccaagCCCCTCTCGCCCGGCGCGCAGCCCCAGCAGGTGCCGGTGAAGCCGCCGCGTTCCGCCATCGCCGGCCCCTCCGTCGACAGCGCCAGCCCCGAGCTggtgcagcagaagctggaggAGACCAGCGCGTCCCTGGCTGCCGCGCTGCAGGCCGTGGAGGAGAAGATCAAGCAGGAGGACAGCCAGGAGGCAGA CTCTGCCGTGGAGTCGAAGAGCACCGGGAGCATCCTGGACGACATCGGCAGCATGTTCGACGACCTGGCAGACCAGCTGGATGCCATGCTGGAGTGA